From a region of the Labrus mixtus unplaced genomic scaffold, fLabMix1.1 SCAFFOLD_144, whole genome shotgun sequence genome:
- the tcf20 gene encoding transcription factor 20 isoform X1, which translates to MQNFSNSPAPPSLPPGFSGRGGGGPLYPPQPAEPQISPRMTDDYAGMQQQSLHRGHHLPGQASHMLAYSARNRGAVEAAPSQGGIHSGNTNNPYRKDVMDYYFSMGGKDRHRRGGMGYGAGFGYPNLDGHIPHQYRHAGSGSTPTSGMMSYPADYSSSAGSGGGAGAGAFSPSHQYNMSQNPAMQSVPGSQLQHRQHSQTFPAVHHGQQQRSYPHSGHRMTPQYPHYSPQGGASTGSSGMYSPPPQRYLDGAAGTGFDPKVNSSPSVNSSSNSVSSSVAANSVGQMENVQQGYHAANYPGYPPQTHSLHKQATLQHRNSQHNLGVGYDNSLKMQHQGPSPGSAYAKHHQASNPSIPQAASQEIAKSPMHPNAQQTQINQNFSPISNPSPAASAVHSPSCSSSPSPLMGVSESHGNPLGHGPSHPLTSNPRSSHGQGRLLQTMPQLSPTPNSNSSISSCGSSGSHKAHSMSAVGGSSLPPTGRNKMGLGPGFGSREEGPSIYSASVLDKMQDSSLNSLNALTSQVANLPNTVQHMLLTDTVLSQKKGKDGGQMQQALHGLPPSQPRSRNASAASSTSTVKDGCAVMIGDGAGLDAGGDEDSSLISVGASSGTKREREEGFSEGEHRRVRQMSGASSGSETTGFPTQTQIGQNVKTVTSDSSSKESKVCETKRNEAHVPSSLSPSETGLMSHSAPPVPSSPSSTSSSIAPPQPNCVSELPGLTYSEHRGGNAKTKEIKSEVIKNESEGAAGKTEKGSSQMQQDGEVRTQNGQAKENRLHAASRLHNNEEKLTSEEQQSVSGVGVIVSARSDGSHTEKSKRPQDNCIEEKQPHSYLREASSHNGEEGMDLTLYSSLHQKSNFGRTQNPPQSGPHKYGHPESTYGSDLSARNRGRAGMESNSRYLGYQQSQSGYGPVQQKDSGSVAEALVKRGQGVGSKGHEENSQMQQFPSLLQEVLQGYNLDRRYSRPEQAFPAHLQAQQQFQSRHPYNMTDAMRMQSGVSEASAHSAQIGSSGKHPHPNQRHGNEPDFNTDPQSSVKSDVSNSKIMLNAEKAEVGVTQSHLPQATEPQPTPTKHINLADYSLPQRKALSSVSTPSSAVQELLLQEPEPLSGGIGPTESQKSSGCTLAPSERRSVICDVSPNRRSTPERDRESDREREKSQSGASVIQQPFSSPAAANDLSKKDIGEKPGVKIETASKEASADSANLQTDHHSSGGGNDADMEYHTKSAHSSGVINADPYRRGNADVTHLPSHPMSTNPLSSPSRHPSYLHGVDLSAGSGSTFPGYRYGDTREGNLMSRSNPHFPPHHPYHSLSPQTQSPSKLQMYPHPRGPPHHPHEMSDWVKAMNRPSKEMMMQPGSSPGRHKVSQSEHRQRMISQTDMPGDQHATKTSLHHQSPYFDLKMWESTHAVREGSRMMEGDSYYRTQPPPPPPPPAATASHGPAPPQLTHSQNAAEPEASRGAIEEAKQPCPPPPPSSAKPLADMNSTQPKLQRQTKGGGSGDTNPLMLRRRVRSFISPIPAKRHLQDTSQQRAATNSHHSPVAQTESSHHNEDDSASSDTPCPRLSSPLLGENTFSQPLSPTGGNTKVLPTRKGRGLKLEAIVQKITPNIKKPTGHADDESNHYPGFSPPFNDSQDQDLAHFPRVAGGDDSYMDESHSLNDMIPFRGVDDAGPLPLSAFPCDPTQTSQALKQQDFDFGLGAAVASASGDKEDFALLGPLPPPPPLPRPVQGSPPPSSSALSDIQHFTNTYQQLETRRGEQSAANLLRQKLQESGIGFDDYPGSDYYGTTPPHHSQSQGHMLNRQHQMSSSRSSLSPQDSKQSDGLVPKGYFPSGKKKGRPVGSVNKQKRAQNPAQAQAQGQSQTQGQNMTMSAPPASLTPTPADTTPPPSVETIGTSVPVVPPLIDLQNTPPLAPPVLTQVVKVDVESEDTQPEVEVKPARRRRKGVKDEDDPLEARGRQRRRRRGATASTSIAKDDSENLSGAGGNLSASRVLVDPNRKGPFIPHIHVEKKVPEIGAVCTIVNAEEEKMKGERSAVGGKASGSGIDSLLTSALSSQLSRRDRETEKRETDEVETTLQSGKALPSSGYVVSGPVITETNHSGRLLCCLCQKWANYKHLGDLYGPFYPAEYAAKLPKNQPQVRQCLATTGTNKTGPNSDISSNSLSSFQDTQTQDAPFNKPFNESYYSMGLDLNPAPFASSFRTASVACREEMMMHMSAWSCPTTSKTPSLSWDMNLDIRPIPELKREPDLEIDQQQTQKQIQQPPDEAQQRPQHRKLTSHPRFKRRHKSSEDSPRMVPSNSKASLPFQPPPPALDSLGPLAQLAQLPQMPMDPEELWVHEGCIVWTSGVYLVNGRLYGLQEALDGARETCCSYCDMVGSTLGCYSKGCTLRYHYLCAIEADCSLNEDNFSLRCPKHKVKESLPRASGHPSPFTWSSQREAERNTEEEEMQESWSCWFGH; encoded by the exons ATGCAGAATTTTTCAAACAGCCCGGCTCCACCCTCTCTGCCCCCGGGGTTTAgtgggaggggtggagggggacCTCTGTATCCCCCTCAGCCAGCAGAGCCTCAGATCTCTCCAAGGATGACAGATGATTACGCAGGGATGCAACAGCAGAGCCTGCACAGAGGCCATCACCTCCCCGGTCAAGCCAGCCACATGCTCGCTTACAGCGCTCGAAACAGAGGAGCTGTGGAGGCAGCACCATCACAGGGGGGCATTCACAGCGGCAACACTAACAACCCCTACAGGAAGGACGTCatggattattatttttcaatgGGGGGAAAGGACAGACACAGAAGAGGGGGCATGGGCTATGGCGCAGGCTTTGGGTACCCTAATCTGGATGGACATATACCTCATCAATACCGACATGCTGGATCTGGCTCTACACCAACATCTGGCATGATGTCATATCCAGCGGACTACAGCTCCAGTGCCGGTTCAGGTGGAGGGGCTGGTGCTGGAGCGTTCTCTCCGTCTCATCAGTACAATATGAGTCAGAATCCTGCAATGCAGTCGGTGCCGGGTTCTCAGCTGCAGCACCGCCAGCACAGCCAGACCTTCCCCGCTGTCCACCACGGGCAACAGCAGAGAAGCTATCCACACTCCGGGCACAGAATGACCCCCCAGTACCCACACTACTCCCCACAGGGTGGTGCATCCACTGGGTCGTCAGGAATGTACAGCCCCCCTCCACAAAGATATCTGGACGGGGCTGCCGGCACTGGGTTCGATCCCAAAGTCAACAGCTCTCCCAGTGTCAACTCCAGTTCAAACTCAGTCTCCAGTTCAGTTGCTGCTAACAGTGTGGGGCAAATGGAGAATGTTCAACAGGGTTACCATGCTGCAAATTATCCCGGATATCccccacagacacactcactccACAAGCAAGCTACACTACAGCACCGTAACTCACAGCACAATTTAGGGGTAGGTTATGACAACTCTCTCAAGATGCAGCACCAGGGCCCGTCTCCAGGCTCTGCTTATGCTAAACATCACCAAGCCTCCAATCCTAGTATACCTCAAGCAGCATCTCAAGAAATAGCCAAATCCCCAATGCACCCCAATGCTCAACAGACCCAAATCAACCAAAACTTTAGCCCCATATCCAACccctctcctgctgcttctgcagTGCATTCCCCCAGTTGTAgctcctctccttcccctctGATGGGGGTCTCAGAGTCACATGGAAACCCCTTGGGTCATGGTCCTTCACACCCACTGACATCAAACCCCCGTAGCAGCCATGGTCAGGGTAGATTACTGCAGACCATGCCTCAATTAAGTCCCACGCCCAATTCAAATAGCAGCATCAGTAGTTGTGGTAGCAGTGGCAGTCATAAAGCTCACAGCATGAGTGCAGTTGGAGGGAGCAGTCTTCCTCCAACAGGTCGAAACAAAATGGGTCTAGGCCCAGGGTTTGGGTCTCGAGAGGAGGGCCCTTCCATTTATTCAGCTTCTGTGCTTGATAAAATGCAGGACTCCAGCCTGAATAGTCTTAATGCCTTGACATCACAAGTAGCCAATTTACCAAACACAGTGCAGCACATGCTCCTCACTGACACCGTGCTTTCACAGAAGAAGGGGAAAGATGGGGGGCAGATGCAACAGGCATTACATGGCTTGCCCCCATCACAACCAAGGAGCAGAAATGCAAGTGCAGCCTCCAGTACAAGCACAGTTAAAGATGGATGTGCTGTGATGATTGGTGATGGTGCTGGCTTAGACGCTGGTGGCGATGAAGACTCCTCGCTGATATCAGTGGGAGCTTCATCAGGGACTAAGAGGGAGCGTGAGGAGGGGTTTTCTGAGGGGGAACATAGGAGAGTAAGGCAGATGAGTGGTGCAAGCAGTGGATCTGAAACAACTGGCTTTCCAACTCAAACACAAATAggacaaaatgttaaaactgtCACCTCTGATTCATCGTCAAAAGAATCAAAAGTTTGTGAAACTAAAAGAAATGAAGCTCATGTTCCCTCTTCATTATCTCCATCAGAGACTGGATTAATGTCACATTCAGCACCCCCAGTTCCCTCCTCCCCTTCATCCACCTCCTCCAGTATTGCTCCTCCACAGCCAAACTGTGTTTCAGAGTTGCCTGGTTTAACATATAGCGAACACAGAGGAGGCAATGCGAAGACAAAAGAAATTAAAAGCGaagtaattaaaaatgaaagcgAAGGTGCAGCTGGGAAAACAGAGAAAGGCAGCAGTCAAATGCAACAAGATGGAGAAGTAAGAACACAAAATGGTCAAGCCAAAGAAAATAGGTTGCACGCTGCCTCCAGATTACACAATAATGAAGAAAAGCTTACATCTGAGGAACAGCAGAGTGTCAGTGGTGTCGGAGTGATTGTTTCAGCCCGGTCTGACGGAAGCCACACTGAAAAAAGCAAACGTCCCCAAGACAACTGTATAGAAGAGAAACAGCCACACTCTTACTTAAGAGAGGCCAGCAGCCATAATGGAGAGGAAGGTATGGATCTTACTTTATATTCCTCCCTTCACCAGAAATCAAATTTTGGACGGACTCAAAATCCTCCCCAGTCTGGACCCCACAAATATGGCCACCCAGAGTCAACATATGGCTCAGATTTGTCAGCGAGGAACAGAGGCAGGGCTGGAATGGAATCAAATTCCAGATACTTAGGGTACCAACAATCACAATCTGGTTATGGTCCTGTGCAACAAAAAGATTCTGGTTCTGTAGCAGAGGCTTTGGTTAAAAGAGGGCAAGGAGTAGGGTCAAAGGGTCATGAGGAGAACTCCCAAATGCAGCAATTTCCAAGCCTTTTACAAGAGGTTCTTCAAGGTTACAATTTAGACAGACGTTACAGCAGACCTGAACAGGCATTTCCTGCACATCTACAAGCCCAACAACAATTTCAGAGCAGACACCCGTATAACATGACCGATGCTATGAGGATGCAGAGTGGAGTTAGTGAAGCTTCGGCTCATTCTGCCCAAATTGGAAGCTCTGGAAAGCACCCACATCCAAACCAGAGGCATGGAAATGAGCCTGATTTTAACACAGATCCCCAGTCTTCAGTGAAGTCAGATGTGTCCAACAGTAAGATCATGCTGAATGCTGAAAAAGCTGAAGTGGGTGTGACCCAGAGTCATTTACCACAGGCTACAGAACCTCAGCCAACTCCAACAAAACACATAAACTTAGCTGACTATTCTCTACCACAGAGAAAAGCTTTATCCAGTGTGTCCACTCCATCTTCTGCTGTTCAGGAACTCCTTTTGCAAGAGCCAGAGCCACTATCAGGAGGCATTGGTCCAACTGAGTCCCAAAAATCATCAGGCTGCACATTAGCCCCATCAGAGCGGCGTTCAGTTATCTGTGATGTGTCGCCAAACAGACGCAGCACaccagagagggacagagaaagtgacagagagagagagaaaagtcagAGTGGAGCCTCTGTGATACAACAGCCATTTtcctctccagcagcagccaatGATCTGAGTAAAAAAGATATTGGGGAGAAACCAGGGGTGAAAATTGAAACGGCATCAAAGGAGGCGAGCGCAGACTCTGCAAATTTACAAACTGACCATCATAGTAGTGGTGGAGGTAATGACGCTGATATGGAGTATCATACAAAGTCTGCTCACTCATCTGGTGTAATTAATGCTGACCCCTACAGGAGAGGTAATGCTGACGTAACACACTTGCCTTCTCATCCTATGAGCACTAATCCTTTATCCTCACCGTCGAGACATCCGTCCTATCTTCACGGGGTCGATTTGTCAGCTGGCAGTGGAAGCACTTTTCCTGGATATCGATATGGAGATACAAGAGAAGGCAATTTGATGTCCCGCAGTAACCCCCATTTCCCCCCCCACCATCCTTATCACAGTTTATCCCCCCAGACTCAATCCCCAAGTAAGCTGCAAATGTATCCTCACCCCCGTGGTCCCCCTCACCACCCGCATGAAATGAGCGACTGGGTAAAAGCGATGAACAGACCGTCAAAGGAGATGATGATGCAGCCTGGTTCATCACCAGGGCGACATAaagtcagccaatcagagcacagacAGAGGATGATCTCTCAAACTGACATGCCCGGTGATCAACATGCAACCAAAACGTCACTCCATCATCAAAGCCCGTACTTTGATTTAAAGATGTGGGAGTCAACGCACGCTGTAAGAGAAGGCAGCAGAATGATGGAGGGTGACTCCTACTACAGAACacagccccctcccccccctcccccccctgctGCGACAGCTTCTCATGGTCCTGCTCCTCCACAACTGACTCACAGCCAAAATGCTGCTGAACCTGAGGCCTCCAGGGGGGCCATAGAGGAAGCCAAACAGCCCtgcccaccccctcctcccagCTCTGCTAAGCCTTTAGCCGACATGAACTCCACTCAGCCAAAATTGCAGCGTCAAACTAAAGGTGGGGGTTCAGGAGACACAAATCCGTTAATGTTGCGGCGGAGGGTCCGTTCTTTTATCTCTCCAATTCCCGCCAAAAGGCATCTCCAGGATACGTCTCAGCAGAGGGCCGCCACCAATTCTCATCACTCCCCTGTGGCTCAGACTGAGTCCAGCCATCACAATGAAGATGACTCAGCAAGTTCAGACACCCCTTGTCCTCggctttcttctcctctgctcgGAGAGAATACCTTTTCACAACCTCTCTCTCCAACAGGTGGTAACACCAAGGTTTTGCCAACCCGTAAAGGCCGAGGTTTGAAACTGGAGGCAATAGTGCAGAAAATTACTCCAAATATTAAGAAGCCAACAGGCCACGCTGATGACGAGTCAAATCATTACCCAGGTTTCTCTCCACCCTTTAATGATTCACAGGACCAAGACTTAGCACATTTCCCTAGGGTGGCAGGAGGGGATGATAGTTATATGGATGAAAGTCACTCATTAAACGACATGATTCCCTTCAGAGGAGTCGACGACGCCGGACCTTTACCTCTGTCTGCCTTCCCCTGTGACCCTACTCAGACATCCCAAGCACTAAAACAACAAGACTTTGACTTTGGattaggagcagctgtggcttcAGCATCAGGAGACAAGGAGGACTTTGCTCTGCTTGGACCTttaccacctcctcctcctcttccgcGCCCAGTCCAAGGTTCTCCACCTCCATCTTCATCCGCCCTGTCAGACATTCAACATTTCACCAACACGTACCAACAGCTTGAAACGCGCAGAGGAGAGCAGTCTGCTGCTAATCTTCTCCGACAGAAACTCCAAGAATCTGGTATAGGGTTTGATGATTATCCTGGAAGCGACTACTATGGCACAACGCCGCCCCACCATAGCCAGTCTCAAGGACACATGCTGAATAGACAGCATCAGATGTCCTCAAGTAGGTCCAGTCTGTCGCCACAAGATTCTAAACAATCAGATGGCCTCGTGCCTAAAGGCTATTTCCCATCTGGCAAGAAAAAGGGCAGGCCTGTGGGGAgcgtgaacaaacaaaaacgGGCCCAGAACCCAGCCCAAGCACAGGCGCAAGGTCAGTCTCAAACCCAAGGCCAGAACATGACCATGAGTGCTCCTCCTGCCTCACTGACTCCAACTCCAGCTGATACAACACCACCTCCGTCAGTGGAGACCATAGGCACCTCAGTACCTGTTGTCCCCCCTCTTATTGACCTTCAAAACACGCCCCCGCTTGCACCACCTGTTTTGACCCAGGTAGTAAAAGTAGATGTTGAAAGTGAGGACACACAGCCAGAGGTCGAAGTGAAACCTGCAAGGAGGAGACGCAAAGGTGTGAAAGATGAAGACGACCCGCTAGAGGCAAGAGGtcgtcagaggaggaggaggagaggagccacagcgTCGACTTCAATAGCTAAAGATGACTCAGAAAATCTTTCAGGGGCAGGAGGGAACCTCAGTGCTAGTAGAGTACTTGTGGATCCAAACAGGAAGGGTCCGTTTATTCCGCACATACATGTGGAGAAAAAAGTACCAGAGATTGGGGCAGTGTGCACTATTGTAAATgctgaggaagaaaagatgaaagGGGAGCGTAGTGCAGTCGGAGGGAAAGCGAGCGGGAGTGGAATTGATTCTCTCCTGACCTCAGCGCTTTCCTCCCAGTTATCtcgcagagacagagagacagagaaaagggagaCAGACGAGGTGGAAACAACACTTCAGTCAGGGAAAGCACTCCCTTCATCTGGCTATGTTGTTTCAGGCCCTGTGATTACAGAGACCAATCACTCTGGTCGTCTGCTTTGCTGCCTCTGTCAGAAATGGGCAAATTACAAACACCTCGGAGATCTCTACGGGCCCTTCTATCCAGCTGAATACGCAGCAAAGCTTCCCAAGAATCAGCCCCAAGTCAGACAATGTCTAGCAACCACCGGCACAAACAAAACGGGACCAAACTCAGACATAAGCTCAAACTCTTTGAGCTCTTtccaagacacacaaacacaagacgCGCCATTCAACAAGCCCTTCAATGAGAGTTACTATTCCATGGGATTAGATTTAAACCCAGCACCTTTTGCCTCTTCATTTAGAACTGCCTCAGTAGCCTGTAGAGAGGAAATGATGATGCATATGTCTGCTTGGTCCTGCCCCACCACCAGTAAAACACCATCCCTCTCCTGGGACATGAACCTGGACATCAGACCCATACCTGAGCTAAAGAGAGAGCCGGATCTCGAAATCGACCAGCAACAAACTCAAAAGCAGATTCAGCAGCCGCCAGACGAAGCTCAACAACGACCTCAACACAGAAAGCTGACCTCACACCCTCGCTTCAAAAGGAGGCACAAATCGAGCGAGGATTCCCCCAGAATGGTGCCATCCAACAGCAAAGCCTCCCTGCCCTTCCAGCCCCCTCCCCCAGCCCTGGACTCTCTGGGACCCCTGGCACAGCTCGCACAGCTCCCTCAGATGCCCATGGACCCGGAGGAGCTGTGGGTCCACGAAGGATGTATAGTGTGGACCAGTGGAGTGTACCTTGTCAATGGGAGGCTGTACGGCCTGCAGGAGGCACTAGATGGCGCCAGAGAAACA TGCTGCTCGTACTGTGACATGGTGGGGTCGACCCTGGGCTGCTACAGTAAAGGCTGCACACTTCGCTACCATTACCTGTGTGCTATCGAAGCAG ATTGCTCTCTGAATGAAGATAACTTCTCACTGCGGTGTCCGAAGCACAAGGTAAAGGAGAG ttTACCCAGAGCATCCGGCCACCCAAGTCCGTTTACCTGGAGCAGtcagagagaggctgagaggaacacagaggaagaagagatgcAGGAGTCGTGGAGCT GTTGGTTTGGACATTAA